The following proteins are co-located in the Paraburkholderia phytofirmans PsJN genome:
- a CDS encoding LysE family translocator, whose protein sequence is MSLHTWWLFVATVFVVSAIPGPNMLLVMTHGAQHGLRRSSATMAGCLSALVLMLAVSAAGLGVFLEAWPAMFNALRMIGAAYLMYLGIKAWRAPADEAAAGNADELAAKPARSRFALFRNGFLVAGSNPKAILFAAALLPQFIDAAQPKLPQFGVLVATFAVIEVSWYLVYTGFGTRIGAKLKSRSVARMFNRLTGGVFVGFGAMMALVRH, encoded by the coding sequence ATGAGTCTGCATACCTGGTGGCTATTCGTTGCCACCGTTTTCGTCGTTTCCGCGATTCCCGGTCCGAACATGTTGCTCGTGATGACGCACGGCGCCCAGCACGGCTTGCGCCGCTCCAGCGCAACCATGGCGGGTTGCCTGTCGGCGCTGGTGCTGATGCTGGCGGTGTCGGCTGCCGGTCTCGGTGTTTTCCTCGAGGCGTGGCCGGCCATGTTCAACGCGCTGCGGATGATCGGCGCGGCTTACCTCATGTATCTCGGCATCAAGGCGTGGCGCGCACCGGCCGACGAAGCCGCCGCCGGCAATGCCGACGAACTCGCCGCGAAGCCCGCGCGCTCGCGCTTCGCACTGTTTCGCAACGGGTTTCTGGTGGCGGGCAGCAACCCTAAGGCGATTCTGTTCGCGGCGGCGCTGCTGCCGCAATTCATCGACGCCGCGCAGCCCAAGCTGCCGCAGTTCGGCGTGCTCGTCGCCACGTTCGCCGTGATCGAGGTGAGCTGGTATCTGGTGTACACGGGATTCGGCACGCGCATCGGCGCCAAATTAAAGAGCCGCAGCGTTGCCCGGATGTTCAATCGGCTGACGGGCGGCGTGTTCGTCGGCTTCGGCGCGATGATGGCGCTGGTGCGCCACTGA
- a CDS encoding Mut7-C RNAse domain-containing protein — translation MVSATFRFYEELNDFLARPLRRRAFSYACAPAATAKHMIEALGVPHTEVELILVNGESVGFNHLLADGDRVAVYPKFEALDIQPLLRVRERPLRVVRFIADAHLGGLAPLLRLAGFDTLYDNHYPDADIEALAAAEQRIVLTRDRELLKRRSITHGCYIRTLRPREQLREVFERLDLAGSAQPFRLCLMCNVPLRRIAKEEVGTRAPDGVLERHAQFVTCDVCRRVFWEGTHWQRMRALMDSVAAAPRQSVRT, via the coding sequence ATGGTGAGCGCGACATTCCGCTTCTACGAGGAGCTGAACGATTTTCTCGCCCGGCCGCTGCGCCGGCGCGCGTTCAGTTACGCCTGCGCGCCGGCTGCCACCGCGAAGCACATGATCGAAGCGCTCGGCGTGCCGCACACCGAGGTTGAGCTGATTCTGGTCAACGGTGAGTCGGTCGGTTTCAATCATCTTCTTGCGGACGGCGATCGCGTAGCCGTCTATCCGAAGTTTGAAGCGCTCGATATTCAGCCGCTCCTGCGCGTGCGCGAACGGCCGTTGCGCGTGGTGCGTTTCATCGCCGACGCGCATCTGGGCGGTCTCGCGCCGCTTCTGCGGCTCGCGGGCTTCGACACGCTGTACGACAACCACTACCCCGACGCCGACATTGAAGCGCTCGCCGCCGCGGAGCAGCGCATCGTCCTGACACGCGACCGCGAATTATTGAAACGCCGCAGCATCACGCATGGCTGCTACATTCGCACGCTCAGGCCGCGCGAACAATTGCGCGAAGTGTTTGAACGGCTCGATCTGGCCGGGAGCGCGCAACCGTTCCGCCTATGCCTGATGTGCAACGTGCCGCTGCGGCGCATCGCCAAGGAAGAAGTCGGCACGCGTGCGCCCGACGGTGTACTGGAACGGCATGCGCAATTCGTTACCTGCGACGTGTGCCGCCGCGTGTTCTGGGAAGGCACGCATTGGCAAAGAATGCGTGCGCTGATGGACAGCGTGGCTGCCGCGCCGCGCCAGTCCGTGCGAACGTAG
- a CDS encoding NAD(P)-dependent oxidoreductase, giving the protein MDIGFIGLGEMGAAMVANILKAGHQVRVWNRSPERAQPLADAGARVVATPAEAFAGDAVFSMLADDSALREVITASLLEHAPRGLIHVNMATISVALAEELATAHASRGVNYVAAPVLGRPDVAAAGKLTIVAGGPAESIDRVQPIFDVIGQKTWRIGSLPQQANVMKLAANFMLGAAVETLGEAGTLVTGHGVAMQDFLDVITSGLFPGPVYSGYGKLIAEQRYEPALFKARLGLKDIRLALAAADAVTTPLPIASVVRDSLIEAVAHGDGEKDFAVLGQVAARRAGR; this is encoded by the coding sequence ATGGACATCGGTTTTATCGGTCTCGGCGAGATGGGCGCCGCGATGGTTGCAAACATATTGAAAGCCGGGCATCAGGTGCGCGTGTGGAACCGCTCACCGGAGCGCGCGCAGCCGCTCGCCGACGCAGGCGCGCGGGTCGTCGCGACGCCGGCCGAAGCGTTTGCGGGCGACGCCGTGTTCTCCATGCTCGCCGACGATAGCGCCTTGCGCGAGGTCATCACCGCTTCGTTGCTGGAACACGCTCCGCGCGGGCTGATCCACGTGAACATGGCGACGATCTCGGTGGCGCTGGCCGAGGAACTGGCGACGGCGCACGCGTCCCGCGGCGTCAACTACGTCGCCGCGCCGGTGCTGGGCCGGCCTGACGTCGCGGCGGCGGGCAAGCTGACCATCGTGGCGGGCGGCCCGGCCGAATCGATCGACCGCGTGCAGCCGATTTTCGACGTGATCGGCCAGAAGACCTGGCGCATCGGTTCGCTGCCGCAACAGGCGAACGTCATGAAGCTTGCCGCCAACTTCATGCTCGGCGCGGCCGTCGAAACGCTCGGCGAAGCGGGCACGCTGGTCACCGGGCACGGCGTCGCCATGCAGGATTTCCTCGATGTCATCACGAGCGGCCTGTTTCCGGGTCCGGTCTATTCCGGCTACGGCAAGTTGATCGCGGAGCAGCGCTACGAGCCGGCGCTATTCAAGGCGCGTCTCGGTCTGAAAGACATTCGTCTCGCGCTGGCCGCTGCCGACGCCGTGACGACGCCGTTGCCGATCGCCAGCGTGGTGCGCGACAGCCTGATCGAAGCCGTGGCCCACGGCGACGGCGAGAAGGATTTCGCGGTGCTGGGCCAGGTCGCCGCGCGGCGAGCCGGGCGCTAA